The genomic stretch GCTCGCCAGCCTCATCGACGACCGTCACGGTAAGCGTCTGCTCGTACATCTCATCCCGGTCAGTATCAAGCCCGACAGTGATCCCGGTGTCGCCTTCGATGAGCGTCGATCCGTGATACGTATCGTAGGCTTCGTGATCGACGGTCACGTCATATCCTCCGGCATAGGCGGTCGTACTAACCTCGCCATCTGAGTCAGTCTCACCACCGAAGCCAGCCTCACCGGTCGCGGGGTGATACTCGCCCGTCGCAACGATGGTCGCGCCCTCGAGCCGCTCGTCGTTGGCCTCGTCGACGACCTGGATGGTCACGTCATGCTCATCCGGCACCGGAGGCGCAAGGCCTCCTAGCAGGACAGAGGTATCACCGTCGACGGTCACGTACTGCGTCTCTTCACCGCCGCTGTTGTCTGTTCCGTGGACCTGATACTCCCCATCCGGCACGTCGAAGGTTGCGATACCATCGGCGTTCGTTTCGCCAGTCCACGTCTCGCCGTCGTACTGCTCAGTCTCGCTTTCGCCGGTGACGGTGATGCTAGCGCCCTCTACCGCAGAGGCTTCACCGGCGTGGACCTCCAGTTGTGAGGTCTCGAGGTCATCATCGTCTCCGTCGCCGTTCGCGTCGGTGTCGCCGTTGTCCGCGTCGCCGTTCTGATCAGTGTCCCCGTCACCGTTCGTGTCCGAATCCCCGTTGTCAGCATCACCGCCATAGTCGTCTCCGTTACCCCCGTTCGCCTCGGAATCGTCGCCGTTCTCGTCCGGGGCATCAGTGTCGCCGTTGGTGCTGGTGTCCTCGTCTGAGTCGCTATCGCCGTTCTCAGCGGGTTCGCTTTCGTCCTCGCCAGAGGCATCACTGCCCTCGTCGTCTCCGTCAGCGGACTCGCTATCGTCTGTAGACTCCTCGAGCGAGTAGTCGGGCGACTCCTGCTCTGTGGATTCGTCATCGGTGGCGCTATCGTCAGTTGCTTCTTCGGAGTCGTCGGTGTCTTCAGCCGAGTCGTCTACACCGGTGTCTTCGGACTCTTCATCTGGGGGCTGAGCCTCCGAATCACCGTTGCTCTCGTCCAATTCGGTAGCATTGCCAGTATCTCCTTCGTCGGCATCGACGCCGGTATCGCTTCCAGCCTCATTGCTATCGGACTCTTGTTCTTGTTCATCGCCCTGTGCGTTTTCGAGATCGTCAGCTTCGTCAGGTTCTGGGTCGTCGTCTCCGACCGGGCCATCTTCTCCCCATCCAGCGCACCCTGCGGTGAGCATCATGAAGACGGCGGCAACGACTGCCAGTGTGCGTCTTGCTGTCACTATAATAGATCTGTTGTATAGGTGTGTTAGTGTTTTGCTGTTGCCGTTTTAGAACGATCTATTTTTTATCATCTATCAATTGGGTCAGGAGAAGTACGAGAGTAGGACATCGCCCCTTCTCTCACTCGCAGGTTTCACGCGTCCAAGCAAACCGGTTAGCTTCGTCGGTCCAATAGAATCGTTCTCAACCCGCCTCAGAGAGTAGGAGACTAATATCTGCGGTATGGGCGTGAGTGTCCGTATCAGCCTAATGCTATATGATTCAGTTGCAATGGCTGCTGAAAGGGGTTAGTGTATTCCGTTTCTACTCTCTTCGCTTCCGATGAAGACGATGTCGTCGGCATACGCTTCGTCCGGGTTCGAGCCGTCCGAGGACACCCAGACGCTCGCCCGGAGTGTCCCATGGAGGTTTGTTTTCTTGAGGGAGGCCCGCGGGCGGCGACCACCGCGGCCGGGACCGCATACCGCCACCGCCATCCTGCCGGCGCTCTGTCAGGATAGGAAAGCTGTCAACGAATCTTGCTCAACCTTGTGCAACATCGGCACTCTTGAAGGGATTGTTGCACAAGTCATGGTGATCCAAACCCGATTAGCCGCCTAATCAAATATCCACAGAATAGTCTTATGAGGGGGACTTTCTAAAAGGAGTATCCCGCCCCAGGAGACTCAGAGAACACAGTCTAGGCAAACCGACGTTCACCAATCGGACATGAACCGACGCGTTTCCGAGAATCCCTCACGGAAACGTTGACCGCGATGTCGCTGTTGGCTTCACCATGTTCAGTTGATCGGTGATAGACGTTGAACCATAGATTTATTCGGTTCTCTTCAGACCCGTTTGCTGTGCAATTCATCGATGAATCCGTGTGTCTCAGAGGGTGTTATTCGCACGAAGCTCCGACTCTCGACGGTCCTAAAGACGCGGTCCAAGTCCGCTGTCTCACGTGTGGATCGGATCAACAACTCACAATCGAGCGGGTCAAAGACTCTGACATCAAGTACTGGGTCTGTCAAGAGGATCGCTGTCTCAATATTCTCGCACTCTATCGCGATGGGGTCATTCATCAGCCGATCGAACTGCTTCAATTCCCGGGGAACTTCGTTCAACATCGAATTCACGAGCCCCGGGATATCGGCGGTATCACTGTCGACTCATCGAATTGGACCTGGATGACTGATGCCGTCTGGTTGGCGAACTGGGCAGCGAAGGCCACCGTCGATCATATCGGCCGCTTTCGGATCGGCATCCACAGTGCGATCCTTGCGTTGGATGGAGGAGATGTTATTGGCTACCTCGCCTACTGTCCGACGAGCGATGAAACCGAGTTAGTGCTTCGCCATCTCTACCTCGCAGAATCCTATCGAAACCAGGACATCGGTAGCGCACTTGTCAAGTTCTGGTGGGACGAGATTGGTGCGCCTTGGTACGGCGAAGAAGCGGCTGACCACTACTTCGTCGAGAGTCCCAATTCGGCGATGAAAGAGGTGCTGCGATCGGTCGGCCACGCGAAAGGGGATGACGGTCCGAATGCCCATATCCATCAGGTGATGTAGGACTAGCGAGCGTCACCGCCAGAAAATACTGCCTATTAATACTAATAGGTAGCACTCGATAGTCTCTCTCCTAATCTTATCTGTTTTTCTCGTTGTTCGAGCCAATCCATCTAGCGGGCAATGACGCTCTTTGCGTTCGCCGGTAGTTACCCGACTCGTTGCCTTTCGATTTTGCTTCAAGGAACTGGGTAAGTCCCTCCTGGAGTAAAGGAGGGCTAGATAAGGTGGCTGAACCCTGGTTGGGGATCTGGCATTGGGTTGGATGAGTCGAGGACACGGAGGATGGTAAATCTACTTTCGATTAAGTAATCAAAAGCAATCCGCTAATCGGAGAAATGTGACTTCAGGTGGTACAGCGTGTGCGGTTATGTAGTCTGATTTGTATCTGGTCCGTCGTCGTCTCCTACAACTCCGAGTATCATGAGAATCCGGTTGACGAACTCCTCAGTCGTGAGATCGCCAAACAGGCACTCACGCAGCCACTCTACGTCCAGATAGAGCGTAGCCCGGA from Halalkalicoccus tibetensis encodes the following:
- a CDS encoding GNAT family N-acetyltransferase is translated as MQFIDESVCLRGCYSHEAPTLDGPKDAVQVRCLTCGSDQQLTIERVKDSDIKYWVCQEDRCLNILALYRDGVIHQPIELLQFPGNFVQHRIHEPRDIGGITVDSSNWTWMTDAVWLANWAAKATVDHIGRFRIGIHSAILALDGGDVIGYLAYCPTSDETELVLRHLYLAESYRNQDIGSALVKFWWDEIGAPWYGEEAADHYFVESPNSAMKEVLRSVGHAKGDDGPNAHIHQVM